From the Longimicrobium sp. genome, one window contains:
- a CDS encoding FAD-dependent oxidoreductase — protein sequence MTEHPAAPSHPRPNTPVWDDEPWAALPTLQGDVSADVCVVGLGGSGLAAAAELLDHGLSVVGVDAGMVAGGAAGRNGGLLLAGTYDFYHDAVRKLGHAWASSVYRLTVEQVARMAAETPEAVRVTGSLRIADTPEEEADCRSQMQALQADGFAVEWYDGPEGRGLLFPDDAALQPLRRCRTLARRAVHRGARLYEHSPAIEIGHGEVVTPAGRVRCGAVIVAVDGRLDGLIPELRGRVRTARLQMLATAPTDEVRLPRPVYARWGYEYWQQLADGRIALGGFRDFGGEGEWTEEWEPSETMQARLEGFLRERIGVRAPVTHRWAASVGYTPSGLPVLEEVRPGVWAAGGYSGTGNVIGALCGRAMAQIAVTGSSALADILREPARVASV from the coding sequence ATGACCGAGCATCCCGCCGCTCCCAGCCACCCGCGCCCAAACACGCCCGTGTGGGACGACGAGCCCTGGGCCGCGCTGCCGACCCTGCAGGGCGACGTTTCCGCCGACGTGTGCGTGGTGGGGCTCGGGGGCTCGGGGCTGGCCGCGGCCGCGGAGCTGCTGGACCACGGGCTGAGTGTCGTGGGGGTGGACGCCGGGATGGTGGCGGGCGGCGCGGCGGGACGGAACGGCGGGCTCTTGCTGGCGGGAACCTACGACTTCTACCACGACGCCGTCCGCAAGCTGGGGCACGCGTGGGCGAGTTCGGTCTACCGGCTGACCGTGGAGCAGGTGGCGCGGATGGCGGCGGAGACGCCGGAGGCCGTGCGGGTCACCGGCTCGCTTCGCATTGCCGATACGCCCGAGGAAGAAGCGGACTGCCGGAGCCAGATGCAGGCGCTGCAGGCGGATGGCTTCGCGGTGGAGTGGTACGACGGACCGGAGGGGCGCGGCCTTTTGTTCCCCGACGATGCCGCCTTGCAGCCACTGCGCCGCTGCCGCACGCTCGCGCGCCGCGCCGTGCACCGGGGCGCGCGCCTGTACGAGCACTCGCCAGCCATCGAGATCGGCCACGGCGAAGTGGTGACGCCCGCCGGGCGCGTGCGGTGCGGCGCCGTGATCGTGGCGGTGGACGGACGGCTAGACGGCCTGATCCCCGAGCTTCGGGGCCGGGTGCGCACCGCCCGCCTGCAGATGCTGGCGACCGCGCCCACCGACGAGGTGCGCCTGCCGCGGCCCGTGTACGCGCGATGGGGCTATGAGTACTGGCAGCAGCTGGCCGATGGACGCATCGCGCTGGGCGGGTTCCGCGACTTCGGCGGGGAGGGGGAGTGGACGGAGGAGTGGGAGCCGTCCGAAACCATGCAGGCGCGGCTGGAAGGGTTTCTCCGCGAGCGCATCGGCGTGCGGGCGCCGGTTACGCACCGGTGGGCGGCGTCGGTGGGCTACACCCCGTCCGGGCTGCCGGTGCTGGAGGAGGTTCGCCCCGGCGTGTGGGCGGCCGGCGGCTACAGCGGCACCGGCAACGTCATCGGCGCCCTCTGCGGCCGCGCGATGGCGCAGATCGCCGTGACGGGCAGCTCCGCGCTCGCCGACATCCTGCGGGAGCCGGCCAGGGTGGCCTCCGTCTAG